The nucleotide sequence CAGAGCTTCTCGATCGGGGCGGGCAATATCGTCCGCTTCATCCAGCCGGATAGCAGTTCGCTGGCGCTGAACCGCGTCATCGGCCCCGACCCGTCGATGATCTTCGGCTCGATCCAGGCCAATGGCCGGGTCGTGATCATGAACCCGGCAGGGATCTATTTCGGGCCGTCGGCGATGGTTGACGTGAACGGCCTGGTCGCGACCACGTCGCGCATGAACCAAGCCGATTTCCTCGCCGGCAATCTCAACTTCTCGATCGCCGGCGACGTCAACGCGCGCGTAATCAACGAAGGCTTCGTCAACGTCGCCCAAGGCGGCTTCGCCGTGCTGTCGGCGGCGGCCGTCGAAAACAAGGGCACGATCGTCGCGCAAGGCGGCACGGTGGTGCTGGCGGGCACGCCGACGTTTACGTTGGATTTCTTCGGCGACGGACTTTTGAAGTTCGCGTCCACCGGCACGGTCACCCAAGCGCCGGCCGGTGCGACCGCGCTGGTCGACAACTCGGGCACCGTTCAAGCGAATGGCGGGCGCGTGCTGATGACCGCGCGCGCGGCGCGCGACGTGATCAACAACGTGATCAACGTGACGGGCATCGTCGAGGCGCGCTCGGCGCGCATCGAGAACGGCGAGATCGTCATCGACGGCGGCGAGAACGGCACGACGGTCGTCGCGGGGCGCTTGGATGTGTCGGGCAACGAAGCGGACGCGAAGGGCGGCAATGTCACCGTGCTCGGCGGGCGCGTGGAACTCGCGGCGGGGACGGATATCCGCGCTTCGGGCGAAGCGGGCGGCGGCACGGTGCTGGCCGGCGGCGGCCAGCACGGCCAGGGCACGGCCTACAACGCGCAAACGCTTTACATGGACGCGGCGGCGGTCATCGCCGCGTCGGCCACGCTCAACGGCGATGGCGGCAAGGTCGTGCTGTGGGCGGACGACACGGCGCGCGTCGAAGGTTTCGCCGATACGGTGTCGGTCGATACGCGCGCGATCAACGGGCGCGACGGCACGCTGCTGATCGATCCGACGGATTTCACGATCGCCACCATCGGCGGCGACATGACGGCGCTGGCTTTCCTCGGCATCCTGGGCAGCAGCAACGTCACGATCGATTCGACGTCGGGCAGCTCCGGCACCGCGGGCAACATCAATATCGACGGCGCGATCGCCTATGTCGGGGGTGCGGCGCGCACGATCACCTTCAACGCGCTGGGCGGTATTTATTTCAATGCCGGTGTCACGTCGATCTCCGGCGCGTTGAGCATCGCGCTGCAGGCGGCGGGCAACGTGGTGGTCGGCGCCGGAATCAGCACCAATGGCGGCAGCCTGACCGCGGCGGGTTATAACGGCACGGGCTCGCTGGGCGGCAGCTTCACGAACACCGCCGCGATCAATGTCGGTGCCGGGAATGTCACGCTCAACACCATCGGCGGGATCGCGCTAGCCCAGTCGGTCACGTCGTCGGGCACGGTGACGCTGAACGCGGGCGCCGCGATCAGCCAGACCTACGGCATTCTCGGCACGCCCAGCCTCGTGGTCGGCGGTACGGGCGCGGTCACGCTCAACGAACTGACCAACACCTTCGCCAATATCACGCTGAACCGCGCGGGCACGACGACCAACGTATCGATCGTTACGTCGGTCTCGCCGAACCTCCAAGCCTCGACGCTCGGCACGGGCAGCTTCTATCTGGGCGGCGTCGGGTTCACGCAATCGGGCGCCGTCGTGCAGGACGCGCTGGCCGATAGTTTCACGATCCAGGGCAATACCGGGACCGTCACGCTGTCGCATAACAACTTCTTCACCGGCGACGTGACCGTGCTGGGCGGCACGATCAACGTCATGGCCGATCAGGTCTTCGATATCGCCTCGTCCGCCAATCTCAATCTGCTGTCGAACGGCAGCATCTACGTCGAGAACAGCCTGACTGCGATCGGTGCGGGCTCGATGAACATGATTTTCAACACGCGCTATGCCGGCGCTGCCTATGGCTCGATCTATATTCAGCCCGCAAGCAGCGACATCGATATCACCACCAATGGCGGCTACATCGTCATGGGCGGCGGCACGGGCGGCCTGACCAACGCGTTGCCGGGCGTGGCCCAAGCGGCGATCGGTGGCGGCGGTACGGCGCAAGGCATCGTGATCCAAGGCTACAACGACGGCGGGACGGCGCGCTCCGTTTCGATCGCGACCAACGGCGGCAATTTCTTCGCGCGCGGCACGGGTGCCACGAGCGGTGCGGCCCCCGCGGGCTTTTATATGTATTCGACCGCGGGCGGCGGCGCGGTCTCGATTGCGACGGGTGCCGGCAGTATCAACATCTACGGCCAGGGCGGGACGGGCAACGACGGCAGCGGCGTGTTCCTGCAGGGCAATTCGGGGGTCAATACCGCCACGCTGCAGACGACGACCGGCAATATCACCGTCACCGGCGTATCGGGCAGCGGCGCCAGTTCGCACGGTATTCTCGCGGCGTATTTCAGCGAGATCGAGACCGGATCCGGCACACTGACGCTGAACGGCAGTTCGGTCGGCAGCGGCTTTTCGCGCGGCCTTTGGAGCCTTGGCGTGATCGACGCGGGCTCGGGCGCCGGTTCGTCGATCATCGGCACATCGGTCGTCGAATACGGTATTTTGGCGATGCCGGGTGCGGATTGGCGCGTCGCCAACAGCACGTTGACGGCCGGCGGCACCAGCGCGGGTGCCGGTGCTGCGGGCGTCGGCATGGACGGAATCGCTTTCTCGGCTGGCAACGGGACCATCGACATCTCCGGCGAAGGCGGTTCCGGCGGAAACGGCATCAGTCTCAGCGGTGCCATCACCCTCGCGGGTGACGCCGTAAATTTGGTTTTCAATGGCACGGGCGCTGCGGGCGACATCGTCGTCAGCGGCACGATCACCACGACGTCGGCGACCGGCGCGCGCGCCGTTTCGTTGATTTCGACGGGCGATATCGACATCCAAGGCACGCCGGCGGCGGTCACGATCGGCGCCACGACCGGCGGCATGCTGAATTTCAGCGCCGATGCGGCCGGCGATCTGACGCTGGGCGGCAAGATCGTCACCGAAGGCGGCGGCGTCGGGCTGAACGCGGGAAGAAGCGCTTCGATCTACGCCGGGATCGAAACCTTCGGCGGGTATATCTCGATTTACGGCAACGCGACCGGCGGCAGCATCGCGGGCGCGAATTTCGCCGGTGCGGGCAACGGCGTCACGATCCATCAGCAGACGATGGACCAAGTCATCATCGACGCGGGCGGCGGCAATATCGACATCGCGGGCGTGGCCGGCGACACCGGCGGCTACAATATCGGCGTGTTGATGAACGGCGGCCAGGTGCAGACCACCGGCACGGGCGCCATCTCGATCAAGGGCAAGGGCGGTGCGGCCAACACCGATTTCCAGGTCGGCGTCTATATCAACGGCAGCACGTTCTTCGGCGGCGGCGCGTTCGCGTCGGGGGCCGGCGTCTCGGCCGGGACGGGCGGCCTCATCATCAACGGCGATGGCGGTACGACCGCCGGCGGCAATTCGAACTACGGCGTCGTCCTCGCCACGTCCTATGTCACGAGTGCGGGGTTCGTGAATATCGAGGCCACCGGCGGGGCGGGGGCGAGCGATTCGATCCTGCTCGCGGCGGGCACGGTGCAATCGACCGGTGCGGGCTACGACGACATTCTGCTGACCGGCCATGCGCCGGTGGGAACCGGCTACGGCATCAATTTCGCCGGCGGGTTCAGCGGCGACGGCAGCACCGTGACGGTCGGCGGCGCGTCGTTCCAGGGCAGTCTGTTCCTGCGTGCCGATTCGCTGTCGTCGACCGTGGGCACGCTCAATCTGTCGCACCAGCCGACCGGCGGCACGATCCAGTTCGAGACGCTGACTCCGTCGCTGGGCATCGGCGTCAACGGCGGCGACGCCAGCGGCGGGATGGCCGTGACCGCCGGCATTTTGGGCAGCATTACCGGTTTCGAAGCGCTGAAATTCGGCAATAGCAGCATGACCGGCGCTATCCAGATGGACTCGACCGATTTCAGCGCCTTCGCCGGTCTGTCGTCCATCAACGATTACATTGTGCAGACACAAGGCGTGTTCTATTCCAACACGCTGGACTTCGCCGCTAAGTCGGTCACGATCAATGCCGGTGGTGCCAGTGGCGGCGCGCTGACAAATATCGATCAGCTGACGCTGACGGGGGCGGGCTCCTTCACGGGCAACGTGGAGGCGACCTATCTCGCCATCGACAAGACCGGCACATCGGGCAGCGTCGATCTCACCGTTGCCGGCTCGGTCACGCTCGACCCATCGACGATGGGCAGCGGCACGCTGACGCTGAACGCCTTGAGCATCTCGCAAGCCGGCGCGCTGGTTCAGGACGCGAACGGCGGCAATGTCACGATGACGGCGACCGGTTCGATCACGCTCAATCTGGCCAACAATTTCACCGGCACGGCGATCACAATCGAAGGCGCGTCGGTCACGATCGGCGCCAATCAGTCTTTCACGCGTGGCGGCACGCAGACCGTCAATCTGACAGCGACCGCGGGTAACGTCTTGGTCAGCGGCGAACTGACCAAGTCGGGAACGGGTGGCGCTACTTTCAACATCGACGCCGCGGAAACCGCGTGGTTCGCCAATGCGGGCATTTACTCGGACGGCGGCAACATTAACGTGTGGGGCAACGCGCCCGGCGGCGACAACAATGTGGGCACGACCGCGGGCACCGCTTGGGGCGTTCGCATCGACGGCGCCAACGCGATCCTGTCGGCGGGTGCCGGCAATATCGAAATCGTCGGCAAGGGTGCGACCGATAGCGGCGCCGGCCAGCACGGCATCGTGATTCTGAACGGCGGTCGCGTCGAAACGGATTCGGGCTACATCATGCTGTCGGGGCGCGGCGGCGACGGCACGGGGGCGAGCGCACAGGGCATCATCGTTTTGCCGGGGGCGAGTATCGCGTCGCAATCCGGCTATATCGAGCTTTTCGGCTATGGCGGCGCCAACAGTTCGGGCGCGCACGGCATCGCGTTCGACGTCGGCGCTTCGATCAGCACCGCCACCGGCGCCTATATCCTGTTCGCGGGCCAAGGCTACAACGGCGGCACCGGCGTCATCGCCAATGGCTCCAACGCGATCGACGCGGGCACGGGCCAGATCGGGATCACGTCGAATAACGGCATCGCGTTCGACGGGGTGGCGTTATCCGGCACGGGTGGTGCTAGTTTCGACGGCGGCACGGGCAATATCGCGCTCAACAACGGCAGCAACAACATCGCGGGTACGGTCGGCTTCACGACGTCGGCGGGCAATGCCAGCTTCGTCAACGCCAATACCGGCACGCTGACGCTCGGCACGTCGAACGTGGCCGGATATCTGGCCGTCGCGACGGGCGGCGCCATCGATCAAGGCGCGTCGCCGATCCATGTGACCGGCGCCACCAACATCACGGCCGGCGACGCGATCCTGCTGACAAATCCCGACAATACATTCGGCGGCGCGGTTACGCTGACCAATAGCGGCGCTTCGAACAACGTCGCCATCTTCGCGACCAACGGGTTGACGGTCGATACCGTTACGACCCAGGGCAGCTTCACCGCGCTGACCGGCGGCGGAATTTTGACCCTGGCGGCGGCGAACAGCTTCGCCGCGGGCCAGAACGTCACGTTGACCGCGACCGGCGGCGGAGCGATCGAGATTAACGCCGCTCAGACATTGAATGGCGGGACGTTCACGGCCGACGGCGATGCGGGCGTGAACGTGACGGCGGATATTTCGACGTCGGGCGGAAACATCAATCTCTACGGCAACGCACCGGGCGGCGGCGCCTTCGGCGCCGTGACCGGCGCGTTCCACGGCGTTGCGATCGAGGGCAGCACCACGATCGTCGATGCGGGCGGCGGCAATATCGCGATCAAGGGTGCGGGCGGCGACACGGGCACCTATCATGGCGTGACGGTCCGCCTGGGCGCCGGGGTTCAGACATCGGGTGCCGGCACGATCACGATCGAAGGTCAGGGCGGCAGCGGCGCCACCGGATCGACGGGTGTCGAGTTCTATGACGGCGGCGCCTATGCCCAGACGCAGAACGGCGCGCTGACCATAACCGGTACCGGCGGCTCGG is from Alphaproteobacteria bacterium and encodes:
- a CDS encoding filamentous hemagglutinin N-terminal domain-containing protein gives rise to the protein QSFSIGAGNIVRFIQPDSSSLALNRVIGPDPSMIFGSIQANGRVVIMNPAGIYFGPSAMVDVNGLVATTSRMNQADFLAGNLNFSIAGDVNARVINEGFVNVAQGGFAVLSAAAVENKGTIVAQGGTVVLAGTPTFTLDFFGDGLLKFASTGTVTQAPAGATALVDNSGTVQANGGRVLMTARAARDVINNVINVTGIVEARSARIENGEIVIDGGENGTTVVAGRLDVSGNEADAKGGNVTVLGGRVELAAGTDIRASGEAGGGTVLAGGGQHGQGTAYNAQTLYMDAAAVIAASATLNGDGGKVVLWADDTARVEGFADTVSVDTRAINGRDGTLLIDPTDFTIATIGGDMTALAFLGILGSSNVTIDSTSGSSGTAGNINIDGAIAYVGGAARTITFNALGGIYFNAGVTSISGALSIALQAAGNVVVGAGISTNGGSLTAAGYNGTGSLGGSFTNTAAINVGAGNVTLNTIGGIALAQSVTSSGTVTLNAGAAISQTYGILGTPSLVVGGTGAVTLNELTNTFANITLNRAGTTTNVSIVTSVSPNLQASTLGTGSFYLGGVGFTQSGAVVQDALADSFTIQGNTGTVTLSHNNFFTGDVTVLGGTINVMADQVFDIASSANLNLLSNGSIYVENSLTAIGAGSMNMIFNTRYAGAAYGSIYIQPASSDIDITTNGGYIVMGGGTGGLTNALPGVAQAAIGGGGTAQGIVIQGYNDGGTARSVSIATNGGNFFARGTGATSGAAPAGFYMYSTAGGGAVSIATGAGSINIYGQGGTGNDGSGVFLQGNSGVNTATLQTTTGNITVTGVSGSGASSHGILAAYFSEIETGSGTLTLNGSSVGSGFSRGLWSLGVIDAGSGAGSSIIGTSVVEYGILAMPGADWRVANSTLTAGGTSAGAGAAGVGMDGIAFSAGNGTIDISGEGGSGGNGISLSGAITLAGDAVNLVFNGTGAAGDIVVSGTITTTSATGARAVSLISTGDIDIQGTPAAVTIGATTGGMLNFSADAAGDLTLGGKIVTEGGGVGLNAGRSASIYAGIETFGGYISIYGNATGGSIAGANFAGAGNGVTIHQQTMDQVIIDAGGGNIDIAGVAGDTGGYNIGVLMNGGQVQTTGTGAISIKGKGGAANTDFQVGVYINGSTFFGGGAFASGAGVSAGTGGLIINGDGGTTAGGNSNYGVVLATSYVTSAGFVNIEATGGAGASDSILLAAGTVQSTGAGYDDILLTGHAPVGTGYGINFAGGFSGDGSTVTVGGASFQGSLFLRADSLSSTVGTLNLSHQPTGGTIQFETLTPSLGIGVNGGDASGGMAVTAGILGSITGFEALKFGNSSMTGAIQMDSTDFSAFAGLSSINDYIVQTQGVFYSNTLDFAAKSVTINAGGASGGALTNIDQLTLTGAGSFTGNVEATYLAIDKTGTSGSVDLTVAGSVTLDPSTMGSGTLTLNALSISQAGALVQDANGGNVTMTATGSITLNLANNFTGTAITIEGASVTIGANQSFTRGGTQTVNLTATAGNVLVSGELTKSGTGGATFNIDAAETAWFANAGIYSDGGNINVWGNAPGGDNNVGTTAGTAWGVRIDGANAILSAGAGNIEIVGKGATDSGAGQHGIVILNGGRVETDSGYIMLSGRGGDGTGASAQGIIVLPGASIASQSGYIELFGYGGANSSGAHGIAFDVGASISTATGAYILFAGQGYNGGTGVIANGSNAIDAGTGQIGITSNNGIAFDGVALSGTGGASFDGGTGNIALNNGSNNIAGTVGFTTSAGNASFVNANTGTLTLGTSNVAGYLAVATGGAIDQGASPIHVTGATNITAGDAILLTNPDNTFGGAVTLTNSGASNNVAIFATNGLTVDTVTTQGSFTALTGGGILTLAAANSFAAGQNVTLTATGGGAIEINAAQTLNGGTFTADGDAGVNVTADISTSGGNINLYGNAPGGGAFGAVTGAFHGVAIEGSTTIVDAGGGNIAIKGAGGDTGTYHGVTVRLGAGVQTSGAGTITIEGQGGSGATGSTGVEFYDGGAYAQTQNGALTITGTGGSAGYGNFGVALATAELRAIGAGAISVTGTGGGLGSVGVHVGGGGATSITAIDGNITINATGGGANDSGAISWGLEVGAGGQMGSITTSGVGNIAITATAGGISGDNDRHGMIVGSGGSVITQFANISIDATGGAGSGTNNHGLYLDGGSISAFGTSAGISILADSLAAEIGSTVSALGTVTLAPQTSGADIGIGGGSGVVQLPSDLSIINAGTLKIGDSSTGLISVGAGGIAPTGIGALYLHGTTIFLDGDITLPIGNLTLHGYSGGVVQNTGSSIDVNNLVLRGAGNFTLDGGGSGYNAVNYVAADVTGNLTLRTQSVSTYTDAAIIADASGTVNGISATGDLTWTSQSSIGQATGANVVVGGSVNLESIGGGVTLFEAGNVFTGSVGAGAYGGVISLRAGSITVGTGGIYAAGNMILATTSGGLQQSTGALTAGGDFNASSADGIMLSNSSNTVTGYTLLTTTSGNIDWTQASPMNIGSINSAGTLDVSVTGGSISQVGAVSVVGTSSFTATGGIALTNASNAFGGALSLTATSGSASVTNSGALTLGDVTVGGALTVTAGGALTQLGASFFSAGSTSLSATGTMTLTESGNNFGTSLLLNGAGGSLDGTVNSLSGAAAVPGVTATSSGFTFAGETIANSGGGGGGGGGNEGTTTNTVTTETLAQIITQILTSTVVQQSSSTASTDATTVNPVSPAAVQAMLIAILAEAASPAGGTGGGETQGDGTNTQQAGAPTGTGGQPGAPTVTADAGTFGAGTTITINTSGGAVQSITVTPVGGGAPVTILPGLLNLTPPAIPTATATGTPGISGNFPLAWGGR